In one Pseudomonas sp. 31-12 genomic region, the following are encoded:
- a CDS encoding RraA family protein, translated as MSHLSLSVQQRALLEQCAALDTASLSDALDSLGIDAGLQGIAQQVPGTRCSGFAFTVLYEPVNQNDGFKNAANYIDDVPPGSVVVSSNAGRLDATVWGDILTHVALSRNIRGTVIDGAARDIDTVTRLGYPLFSRGRFMQSGKNRVQLKATQVPVQIGAVTVNPGDLIVGDGSGCLVIPIDKAEEVIKRAQSVEKTERDIIESVAQGLSLAEARRLHRYDQPWLAAEAKTPSAA; from the coding sequence ATGAGCCACCTTTCACTCTCGGTGCAACAACGCGCCCTGTTGGAGCAATGCGCTGCTCTGGATACGGCGTCACTGAGTGATGCCCTCGACAGCCTCGGCATTGATGCCGGGTTGCAAGGTATCGCCCAACAAGTCCCGGGCACCCGTTGTTCAGGCTTTGCCTTCACCGTGCTCTACGAGCCGGTCAACCAGAACGACGGGTTCAAGAACGCCGCCAACTACATTGACGACGTCCCCCCGGGCTCCGTGGTGGTATCCAGCAATGCCGGGCGCCTGGACGCTACCGTTTGGGGCGACATCCTCACCCACGTGGCCTTGAGCCGGAACATTCGCGGCACGGTGATCGACGGTGCTGCCCGCGACATCGACACCGTGACCCGACTCGGTTACCCGCTGTTCAGCCGTGGTCGGTTCATGCAATCGGGAAAGAACCGCGTGCAACTCAAGGCCACCCAGGTGCCGGTGCAGATTGGTGCGGTGACGGTCAATCCGGGGGATTTGATTGTCGGCGATGGCAGCGGCTGCCTGGTGATCCCCATCGACAAGGCCGAGGAAGTCATCAAGCGCGCCCAGTCGGTGGAAAAGACCGAGCGCGACATCATCGAGTCGGTGGCGCAAGGCCTGTCGCTGGCCGAGGCGCGACGCCTGCACCGCTATGACCAACCGTGGCTTGCAG